The following are encoded in a window of Aerosakkonema funiforme FACHB-1375 genomic DNA:
- a CDS encoding DUF4870 domain-containing protein, whose amino-acid sequence MTGNNDDRQAQMWAMWCHLASLAWIPLAIIGLPIPFANIVGPLIFWVLKKEADPFINDQGKESLNFQISMTIYGFIATIVLVFIAVIYFIVAGVAASNDGGLLILAGGVIGIGLIGLLAVIGIFQLIVVILAAVKAKGGYAYRYPFTIRLIK is encoded by the coding sequence ATGACCGGAAATAACGACGATCGACAAGCTCAAATGTGGGCAATGTGGTGTCATCTTGCTTCCCTGGCGTGGATACCGTTAGCAATTATCGGCTTACCCATACCTTTTGCCAATATTGTGGGGCCACTCATATTTTGGGTGCTAAAGAAAGAAGCAGATCCTTTTATTAATGACCAGGGAAAAGAATCTCTGAATTTCCAAATTTCCATGACCATCTACGGCTTTATCGCAACTATTGTTTTGGTATTTATAGCCGTGATTTACTTTATAGTTGCCGGAGTTGCAGCAAGTAACGATGGAGGATTGCTGATCCTAGCGGGGGGTGTAATTGGAATAGGGCTAATTGGCTTACTGGCCGTAATTGGCATATTTCAACTAATTGTAGTCATTCTTGCCGCAGTAAAGGCCAAGGGTGGCTATGCTTATCGTTATCCGTTTACAATTCGATTAATCAAATAA